One Archangium violaceum genomic window, GGCCGCGCACGTCTGGGTGCACGAGACGTTGCACGAGGCCGTGGTCGTGGCGCCCACGCTGCGTGCGCGGGAGTTCCCCAAGGAGGAGGCCAAGGTGGCCTTCGAGGTGCACCCCGGCCTGAAGGTGCGAGTGATGGAGGAGACGGGGCGCTACGTGCGAATCCGCCTGCCCAACGGCCTGGAGGGCTGGGCCGAGCGCGAGGGCGTGGCGGAGATCTGAAGCAAACGGCCTGAGCCCGTGTCCGCCCCCTCTCCCTCTGGGAGAGGGCTGGGGTGAGGGTCGTCGCTTGTCAGTCCCGGCGCACGGGTCGCGTCTGGTGCGTCGCCATGTCACAGGACAGATTCCAGACCAGCCGCGAGGTGTATCACCGCATCCGCTGGGACCCACGGCTCGACGCGCACGCGTTCGTCATCGGCTACGACGCTCGTGGCGAGCAGATGGAGGAGGTCCCCTTCGCGGCCTTCGTGCCCGACGGGGAGATTCCCTGGCACCGCGTCTGGTACTTCCGGCGTGGCCACCAGATGGTGTGGGACCGCCGCGAACGTATCGACCGGATGTCTGACCTCGCTGTCTGAGAGTGCTCGCCCGGGTCAGAAGGTCGCGAAGACGAGCACCTTGCCCAGGGTTTCCGCGCCGCGGCCCGGGCCCACGAGGCCCTCGGCGAGCGAGAGGTAGTCCGGCGACTGCTCCACATGCTTCGCCAGGAGCTGGAAGGTCTCCACCGCCGCCCGGTCCAGGTGCTCCTGTGACTCGGAGGTGGGGGAGGGCTTGTGGCGGAGCTCCGCTACCCGGGGATGGCCCGCGAGCGTCAGGCGCAGCAGCCCCACCCGCAGGGTCAGGCGGAACACGTAGGCGAGCAGGCTCGGCGAGTCGGTGAAGGGCGCACGCCAGAGTTGGTGCTCGGTGGAGTTGTGGAAGTAGCGGTGCACCCGCTCGCCGTACCGCGCTTCCAGGTGGCTCCACCGCTCCGCGTAGGTGTGCCAGGCCGCGTCCAGGTCGCTCGCGCCACCGTTCTCGAGCCGGAGGGAATCCAGGACACCCCGCACCAGGGAGGAGAACCGCTCGCCCCGGCCCGCCGCCATCCGTGCCTTCAGCACCGAGCGGAACAGGCCCACGCAGGGCCCACCCGGGAGCGTCAGCCCGGTGAAGTCCCGGTGGACCGCGTCCAGGATGTCCGGACGCTCGAAGCGTTGGAGCACCTTGTTCAAACGGGCCTCGGCTCCAGAGCGCGCTTCCCCGCGGAAGGCTTCCGTTCCCCGGAAGTAGAAGTCGTCCAGCCCGTAGGCCAGTTGCCCGAGCATGGCGAGCCGCGAGGCGAGGGGGTATTCCCGCCGGTGCAGCAGTCGCAGCATGGCCGCGCGCACCGTCTCCGCGTGGAAGGTATAGGCGTCCTCCGTGTCCACGGGGATGTGCCTCGCCGTTTCTGGCCGCGTGACGTGTGGAGACGAAGCGGGCAGTGGCACCGGCTCCAGCGCGTCCTCCTCCAGCAGGCACGAGCGAGCCACCTCGGGACAGGCCAGGGTCCCGGAGACCTCCACCCGTTCGCCCCAGCGTGTGACGACGCGCGGGAAGGTGGCGCAGATGTCCGGAAGCAGTGCGTCCCCGTGGCGGCGCTGGAGCGAGCACAACCGCTCCGCGTCCAGCAAGGGGCAGTGCCCGTCCGGACGCATCTGGATGAAGGCCTGCTCCGTGGGGGCGCCACCCGGATTCGGGGAGACGCACTGGCGCAGGCGCTCCGACTCCTCCGGGTCGCTCGAGACCACCGCCTGCATCCGCTGCCAGTGAGAGCCGCTCACCGGCACCTTCAGCCCCGAGCAGCAGGTGTCCTCACAGCGCTCCGCGATGCAGCGGAAGCGCGTCATGTAGCGCGGGAGGGTGGACTCGGAGGGCATGGGCAGTCGGGAGACTACCCTCACCCCTTCCGTCAGGGCATCTGCTGGAGCGTGTCGAGTGCCGCCTTCGCCTGCACCAGCCCGTGGCCGTAGTGTGCGTCATGCCCCGGCTCGCCCAGGTCCTTCGCGCTGCGCTCCAGCAGCGCGCGCACCTCGTTGGCCTTCAGGGAGGGACGTGCGCTCCACACGAGCGCCGCCACGCCCGTCACGTGCGGCGTGGCCATCGAGGTGCCCGGGAACCGGGCGTAGTCCACTGCGCGCAGGCTCACGCGCACCTGCTTGCCCAGGTGAGCGAGCACGGCCGCCCGCGACTCCCTGCCCACCGCGAGCGAGGGCACCCACTTGCGCCCCGGTCCGTCCAGACCCAGTTGCCAGGATTGGCTCTCGGATTCCTCGGCGCCGAAGACGATCGCCCGCGCGCCCTGTCTCATCACATTCCGCGCGCTGTCCGTGACGGAGTAGAACCCGGCCAGCCGCACATAGGCCACGAAGCCCTCGCACGTGCCGCTCTTGCACTCGCCGACGTCGCCCATGCCGCAGTCGACCAGCTCTCCCGTGTACTCACCCGCGGGCGCGAAGAAGATCGAACGCGAGGTGTACCGCGCTCCCTCCGCGTCGAGCTCCGGCTCGGTGGCTCCCTGCACGCTGATGGAGGAGAGCACGTCCACGCCAGGCGCCACCAGGCTCAGCCCCTCGCCGCGGTTGGAGAAGGAGGCCACCTGTTCCTTCGCGTCCACGGCGCCCACCGCCATCACGGACGGATAGGCCGACGGGTAGCTGAGGGGCGCCTCGTCTCCCGGGCGGCTGTCGTTTCCCGCCGCCGCGACGATGAGCATTCCCCCGTCCACCGCGGCCTGGAATGCCTCCCGCGCCGTGTTTCCCATGTCCATCGGCGCCCCGAGCGACAGCGAGGCGATGTGCGCCCCCTGCTGCTTGCACCACTCGAGTCCCGAGAGCACGGTGCTGATGCTGGCGCTCTCGTGCACGTTGAGCACCCGGGCGATCAGCAGCTCCACGCCGGGGGCCACTCCCACCATGCCGCCCTGGCTCATGGCCGGCCAGGTCGTGCCTCCCGAGCCGAGCTGGGCCGCGACGATGCCCGCCACGTGTGTGCCATGGCCAAGGCCTCTCACGCCGTTCGACTCGTCGCTCGGGTCGTCATCGTCATCCACGAAGTCGTGGCCGGCCGCGTAGGGAATGGCCAGCTCGGGGTGCCGCCGGTCGATGCCACTGTCGATGATGCACACCCGGATGCCCGCGCCGGTCGGCGCTCCCGTGTCGAGCACGCCATCCTCGTTGGCGTCCCACACCTGCTGGGCCTGCACGAGCCTCAGCGCGTCCGTGTACTCATCCACCGAGCCGGTCGTCGTGGGCAGGCCGAGCGCGTGCACCTCGAGGTCCGGCTCGATGCTCTCCACGTCCGGATCCGCGGCGAGCCGGGCCCGCTCCTCGGGGGTCACACGCGCGGCCACCGCCGGGACGAGGCGGTACTGCGCCGTCACCTGACCTCCCAGGCGCCGCACCGTGGCCGCGCTCACCCGAGCGCTGGAGCGGTAGCGGACGAGCACGGCCTCGCGTCCATCCGGGGTCTGGCGCAAGGCCTCATCGGGGAGCGCGTTCTCGACCACGTCTCCGCACTCGTTGTGCCCCTGCACCGACACGTCGTCGGCCCCACCCGAACACGCCGCCAGGGCCAGAAGCCCGAGATGTGCCCAACGCCGCATCATCGACCTCCATTTCCACTTCGGAGGGAGTTGGGGTTGCGCCGGGGTTGGTGCCAGGGGGAGCCGAATTTTCCAGTGGAACGGACGTGCCCGGGTTCACAGAAGTGTAACACGAGCGTCCCCTCGCGGACGGTGCGTGGGTGCTACTTCGTGCTACACAGCCCGGGTGTCAGCGTTCTCCCTTCCGCCGGAGCTCCCGAGCGAGCCCGAAGTGCTGGTCGAGTCTCCTCGCTGGTCCGTGGTGAAGCGGCGCGCGGACGGGGGCGTGGACTTCATCTCGCCGCTGCCGTGTCCCTACAACTACGGCTGCATTCCCGGGTTGAGCTCGGGGGATGGGGATCCCCTGGACGTGGTGGTGCTCGGTCCGCGTCTGCGCCGGGGCGAGCGCCTGCGAGTACCGGTGGTGGGGGTGATTGGCTTCCTCGACGCGGGCTGCGCCGACCCCAAGGTCATCTGCAGTGCGCGGCCCCTGAGCGCGGCGGAACGCACGGGGCTCGAGACCTTCTTCCGCGTCTACGCCCTCTTCAAGCGGGTGCTCCACCGCGTGCGGGGCAGGAGCGGAGGGGACACGCGCTTCGTGGGCTGGCTCGCGGACGTCACGGGGCGCTCAGCATGAAGCGTCGCAGGAGCGCGGGAGGCACTGGGCCGAACGAGAAGAGCTCGTCGTGGAAGCGGGCCTCGTCGAAGTGGCGCCCGCGCTCGCGCCGGCAGTCCTCCTCGAGCCGTTCGAACTCGAGCGCGCCGAGCAGGTAGGTGATGGACTGCAGGGGCAGGCGCTTGTAGCGGAGGATTTCCCGCCGCGCGTTGGGCTCGGGCATGCTGGCGGAGCGCATGAGATAGCTCACCGCGGCCTCGTCATCCATGCGCCGGGTGTGCAGGCCGATGTCCACCACCACGCGTACGGCGCGCAGGGCCCGGGCCACCAGCGCCGTGAGTTCCTCGGGGGCGGAGTAGAAGCCCGCGCGCCGCATCCGCTCCTCGGCGTAGGTGGCGTAGCCCTCGATGTTGAGCATGGGGCCGAAGTGGCCGCGCGCCATGGCCACGTGGTCCGTCACGAGGAGGAAGCGGACCGGGGCGGGATGGTGGGAGAAGGCCCGCTGCCAGGCGACGCTCTGCAGGAAGTGGCCGGGGATGCCCTCGTGCACGGCCAGCAGCGTGGCCCAGACGGTGGGGTGCGCGGCGGCCATGGGGGCCAGCACGAACCAGCCCACCTTGCGGGGATCCTTCAGCGGCGCGGGCCAGTTGGTGCCGCGAACGTCCACCATGCCTGGAGGAAGGGGCTTGAGGCCGAGCCGGCAGCCCTCGGGGACGTTGAACAGCTCCCGCTCGTGGATGAAGGACTCGGCGTGCGCGATGCGCTCCCGGTAGAGGGGGATGACGTCCTCGTCGTGGGCGGGGTGCTCCAGCTCGAGCCGCGCGAGCAGGGTCCGGGCGTCCGCCAGATTGGAGAGGGTGGAGGGCGCTCCGGGAACCTCCGCGGCGAGCTGAGCGGCGAGCTGGACGATGGAGTGCTGGGCCCGCGCCAACACCTCCTCGGCCCGCTGCACCAGCTCCTCGGGAGAGGCGGTGAGGCCGAACATGTGTCGCAGCCGCCACCGGTACTCGTCCTCGCCGAGGACCACGCCGGCGTGCGCATGGGGCTGCACGCGCTCGCGCAGGAAGCGCTGGTGGGCGGCGAAGGCCTCGCGGGCGTCATGGGCCGCGTGCTGGAGCGCACGGGCCTCGGCGCTGGAGAGTGTCACCTGGTGTGCTTCGGGCAGGGCCGGGAGGTGCTCGAAGTACCGGACGATGACGGGGAGCTGGTCCTCGGCGAACTCCTGGACGATGTGCACATCCGGCACCTCTCCCGAGGCGAGCCCCTCGGCGAGCAGCTGCTCCTGCTGTTGGAGGAAGGTGGGGATGCGCGCGGCCCGGCTGGCGATGGCGGACCAGTCCTCGGCCGTCTCGGCCTGGCCGATCTGGTACTGGAGCATCGTGTGCGGATAGGTCGACAGCTCGACATTGCTCCGGTGTCCGCGCAGGTCCTCGTGGGCGTGGACGTGGAACCGGCAGACGCCGAGCATCGCCATCCAATCGAGCCAGGCGTCCGGGGGGAACTCCTCGGGCGCGAGCCGCTCGAGTTGCGCGAGGGTGTCGCGGTGCAGGGCGTACTCGTCGGCCAGCGCGGACGGAGAGAGGTCCTTGAGCCGGTCGTCCAGGTGATGGAGTCCGAGGGTGGTGGCCTCCTCGGGCTGGCTCTGGAGGTAGCGCTCGAAGAACGAGGCGCGGAGCCGGACGAAGGCGTCGAGGGCGGGCGAGGGGGCCTTGCTCATGGCACCCTGAGGGTAGTCATCGTGGACCGGAAGGGTGAGCAGCCGAGCGACGACGGTCACCGCCGCCGGGATGGCCTCGGCGACGAGGCCCTCGCGGGCATCCCATCGTCCCGCGTGCCTGCCTGCCCTTCATCCGAGCCCCCCAGGCAGCCGGGGAGCGGATAAGGTGCGCGGGTCATGCCCGCGCTGCTCCGGCTCTCGCTCCCACATCGTCCGACTCTTCGAGGGGGAGGCGGCCTTCATCGGACTGTCAGGAGGGCTCATGACCACCTACATCTTCCCCGCCCGTCTGGCGGTGGCCAGGGGGATCTCATCCACCCTGTGCGCCATCCTGGCCGGGCTGTATCCTGCGCATCGTGCCGCCGCCTTGAACGGGGTGGAGGCGCTCGCCTAAGAGTGAGTCCCATGGCCGCCAACCTGCAGAATCCCTTCCACATCCTCCTGGTCGAGGACGAGCCCGTCATCCGGGAGCTCGTGCGTTCCATGTTGAGCGACGGGGCCGTGGAGGTGGTGTGCGCCGCCAATGGCATCGAGGGCCTGAAGCTGGCCAAGAGCCGCCCCTTCCAACTCGTGCTGATGGACGTGGTGCTGCCGCAGCTCGACGGCATCTCGGTGTGCCGGATGCTCAAGAGCGATCCGGTCACCTCGAAGGTGCCGGTCTACATGCTCACGGCCAAGTCCAAGAAGTCGGACATGGAGAGCGCCACGCTGGCGGGAGCGGACGGCTACATCCAGAAGCCCTTCAAGGGCGCGGAGCTGATGGCGCTGGTGGATCGGCTGCGCACGGCGGCCTGAGGGGCCGCGGCGGGCTCAGGGCAGGCGCGGGTGGAGGTAGCGCGCCAGCAGCAGGAAGTGATCCCAGTCCAGGTCCACGAACTCGAGCGCCACGCCGTGCGCCTCGCGGCGGACGATGGTGCACGCGGTGGTGATGTCCCCGATGCCGGGCAGTGGGAGCGTGACGGTGAGCTGCCGCGTGGTGTCCGCGGGATGGCCGAGCAGGAACAGGCCGGCCATGGACAGGTCGCGAGCCTTGACGAGCACGGTGCGCTCGCCGATGTGCACCTTGACCATCCAATTGGCCTCCACGCGCGGGTGGTAGCGCTCGTGGATGCGAAGGGGGCCGGTGGACGGCGTCATGGGAGCTCCTCGGGGTGCGACAGGGGGCTACGAGTCTGGAGCAGCTCCCGGAGGGCGCAACTTTTCGTCCGGGGCCCCGTCCACCCGTCCGTCCACGCGCGTGGATGCGCGCTCCACGGTGTGGAGGGTTCCTCGGGAGGGGGAGCCGCCATGTGCCCGAGATGACTCCACGCGCCGGTTGGCACGCCGGCTGAAGAAGCCCCCTCGCATCTCGAGCGCAGGAGGCATCACGTGGAGAACGGCAATCGGATTGGCAATCTGTCCATCACCCCCACCGTGGCGCGGCAGACGCCGCGGAACGATTTCGGCACGGTGCTCGCGCACACGGCTCAGGAGGTGGTGAGGACGGGAGCGGGGGTGGTTGCGGCGCTGGTGCCGGGCTCGCCGATGGTGAGCGCGGCGGTGGCGAGCGTCAGCTCGGTGGTGTCGACGTCGACCTCGTCGATCCAGCGCACCGGGGCGACGGCGAGCGGCGCGGGGAGCACGGCGGGCACCACGGGGCAGGGCGACCAGTGGGATCTGCTCGCGGCCCAGAAGGAGATGCAGGCCGAGGGGGCGAAGATGAACCTGGAATACATGGCGCTGCAGAACGACATGCAGAAGGAGAGCCGGGCGCACAACGCCATCTCCAACATCATGAAGGTCCGTCACGACTCGGCGAAGGCGGCCATCAACAACATCCGCTAGGGGCGCGCCATGGCCATCGACAAGGTGGGGGCGATTGGCGGGGCGGGAGCGACGCCCGCGCTGGATCCCTCGGGGAAGGCGGATTTCGGCAAGGTGCTGGAGGGGGTGAAGGCGCCGGCGAGGCGGCTGGGGCCCCAGGTGGCGACCGAGGGGGCTCCGTCGCCGGCTGCCCCCCCGGAGCGGACGGAGGCCGCGCGCGGGACGTGCACGGCGGAGGGAGTGGGGAAGGCTCCGGCGGGGACCTCGGAGGTCCAGGCCGGGGGGCGGGTGGATTCGGTGCGGGCCGCGCGGTCTCAGCAGGCGGTGCAGGTGCTGGACCGGGTGAGCGAGGCGCAGAAGCGGTTGGATCGCGTCCTGGAACTGGCCGAGTCCGGCAGGTCGTTCTCGCCGACCGAGCTGATCGCCCTCCAGGCCCACGTGTACCGGGCGAGCCAGGAGCTCGATCTCGCCGGCAAGGTCGTCGAGAAGGCGACCGGCGGCGTCAAGCAGGTACTGCAGACCCAGGTGTGAGGAGTTGCCCATGTTCTTCAGACGCTGTCTCTTCCTGCTGCTCCTGTGCGCCGCGGGGTGCCGGGAGCGCATCCAGCACGGCCTGGACGAGCGCCAGGCCAACGAGCTGCAGACGGTGCTCGTCGAGCGGGGGCTCGACGCGCGCAAGGTGCCCGAGACGGGCAAGAAGCCCACGTGGGCCATCGAGGTGACGGAGGAGCAGTCCTCGGACGCGGTGCGGATCCTCGCCGAGCTGGGGCTGCCTCGCCCCGTGCAGGACGAGGGCTGTGACGTCTTCGGTGGGGGCGGGCTGGTGAGGACGCCGGTGGAAGAGCAGCTCTGCCGGGGGCGGGTGATGGAGCGGGGCCTGGAGAAGACGCTGCAGACGGTGGAGGGCGTCATCCTCGCGCGCGTGCACCTGGTGGTGCCACCGCCACCGAGGCCCGGACAGCAGCCGGTACCAGCGAAGGCCTCGGCGATGTTGCGCGTGGCACCCGGCTACGCGGACACCCTCAAGGGCACCCGGGAGATGCTGCGCGCGCTCATCGCGGGAGGCGTGGAGGGACTCTCCCCCGAGGGGGTGTCGCTCATGGTGGACGAGGTGTCCACGCGGGTGGTGGCGCCCACGCGGGGAGTGTCTCCGCTGACACGGCTGCGGGTGTTGCTGGCGATCCTGTCCCTGGCCGTCACGGGGCTGTCCGTGGGGCTGATCCTGGTGACGCTGCGCCTGCGGCACCATCGTGCCAGGGCGGAAGCGAAGCCCGTGCTTCCGCCTGCGCCCGCGCGACCCGTGGTGACGCCCGGGGCCGCGCGCAAGGTGGCGTGAGCCTCGAAGGAAGGTGAGTCATGGAGGCGACGCGCATCGAGCGTCCTGGAGCGAGGACTCCGGGACCAGAGCAGACAGTGGCCAGCCGGGCACCCGGGAATCCGTTGCCCGAGCCCTGGAAGAAGCCCCCGGGTCCGGCGCCGGTGAAGTCTCCGCCTCCGGCTTTGCTCTCCCTGGAGCGGCTCGCGTTGGTGGCACTGGTCTTCGGGCGGGAGCGGGCGGCAGCACTGCTCGATGGGTTGAGCGGGCCGGAGGCACGGCAGGCGAAGAACCACCTGGCCGGGTTCGCCGCGCTCTCGTCGGCGAGGCGACAGGCCCGGGTTGCGGTGGAGTTCGGAGTGAGGCCGGATGCCGCGGCGCGGCTGCGGGGCGTCATGGAGGCGGCTCCGGAGGTATTGCGGCGGGAGATCTTCCGGAGGCTACCGCCCTACCACCGCAGTCTCTTTCCGGAGCGTCAGCTGGAGCCACCTGACGCGGCGGCCACTCCGGCGGTGTGTTCGCTGGCCGAGCGGCTCATCCGCGAAGCCACGCGCTGAGACCCCTGTTCCGATTCGGGACGCCCCCTGACCTTCAACCCCTCGTTTTCGCATGCGCGGCCTCTGGCATTGGCCGTGAACAGGAGCGGCTCGTCCGCGCCACGGAGCAACCATGCAGAGTCCTCTCGGAGATTCCTCCCAGTCCACGATGTTGAAGCCAATGGGGCTGCGCCGGCTCGGTACCCGCCGGTTGTCTCGAGCCCACGTGGCACTGAATGAACGCCCCCAGGTGGCGCGGCTCGCGAGGCAGGCGCTCGCTGTGGTGTGTGAAGCACTCGGACGGGAGTTGGGGTGTGTCGTCCGGGCGGAGGCCCGGTTGCTGGAGGCGGTGGTGATGCCGGCGACGGGGCTGGCGCATACGGCGGCCTTCGCCCTGGTGGACCTGTCGGCGAGAGGCGGGACGGCGGTGCTGGAACTGGAGCCGCCGTTGCTCTTCGCCGCGCTGGAGCGCCTGGCGGGGGCGGGGACGAAGCCCGGTCCCATCACGGACCTGACTCGTCTGGAGGAAGCCTCCTTCGCCTTTCTGGGCCTGTCGGCGCTGTACGCACTGCGTGAGCAGGAGGAGCTACGACGGAGATTCGGCCCGCGCCTCACCGGAGTGACGATGCAGCGCACGGAGGCGCTGGCGCGTCTCGATGCCCGGCAGCGCCACCTGGGCGTGGAGCTGACGGTGACGGTGGGGCAGACGACCGCGGGTGGGCGGCTGGTGCTTCCCTCGGTGGTGCTCGAAGGGGTGCTGAAGGAATTCCCGGCGGATGGTGACGCGGAGATCGCTCCCGAGGTGCTGGCGGCTCGGCTGCGGGCCCGCTGCTTCATGGGGTGCACGTCGTTGTCGCGCGAGGC contains:
- a CDS encoding PilZ domain-containing protein, whose protein sequence is MTPSTGPLRIHERYHPRVEANWMVKVHIGERTVLVKARDLSMAGLFLLGHPADTTRQLTVTLPLPGIGDITTACTIVRREAHGVALEFVDLDWDHFLLLARYLHPRLP
- a CDS encoding DUF504 domain-containing protein encodes the protein MSQDRFQTSREVYHRIRWDPRLDAHAFVIGYDARGEQMEEVPFAAFVPDGEIPWHRVWYFRRGHQMVWDRRERIDRMSDLAV
- a CDS encoding S8 family serine peptidase, which gives rise to MMRRWAHLGLLALAACSGGADDVSVQGHNECGDVVENALPDEALRQTPDGREAVLVRYRSSARVSAATVRRLGGQVTAQYRLVPAVAARVTPEERARLAADPDVESIEPDLEVHALGLPTTTGSVDEYTDALRLVQAQQVWDANEDGVLDTGAPTGAGIRVCIIDSGIDRRHPELAIPYAAGHDFVDDDDDPSDESNGVRGLGHGTHVAGIVAAQLGSGGTTWPAMSQGGMVGVAPGVELLIARVLNVHESASISTVLSGLEWCKQQGAHIASLSLGAPMDMGNTAREAFQAAVDGGMLIVAAAGNDSRPGDEAPLSYPSAYPSVMAVGAVDAKEQVASFSNRGEGLSLVAPGVDVLSSISVQGATEPELDAEGARYTSRSIFFAPAGEYTGELVDCGMGDVGECKSGTCEGFVAYVRLAGFYSVTDSARNVMRQGARAIVFGAEESESQSWQLGLDGPGRKWVPSLAVGRESRAAVLAHLGKQVRVSLRAVDYARFPGTSMATPHVTGVAALVWSARPSLKANEVRALLERSAKDLGEPGHDAHYGHGLVQAKAALDTLQQMP
- a CDS encoding inorganic diphosphatase; the protein is MLVESPRWSVVKRRADGGVDFISPLPCPYNYGCIPGLSSGDGDPLDVVVLGPRLRRGERLRVPVVGVIGFLDAGCADPKVICSARPLSAAERTGLETFFRVYALFKRVLHRVRGRSGGDTRFVGWLADVTGRSA
- the fliB gene encoding flagellin lysine-N-methylase — its product is MPSESTLPRYMTRFRCIAERCEDTCCSGLKVPVSGSHWQRMQAVVSSDPEESERLRQCVSPNPGGAPTEQAFIQMRPDGHCPLLDAERLCSLQRRHGDALLPDICATFPRVVTRWGERVEVSGTLACPEVARSCLLEEDALEPVPLPASSPHVTRPETARHIPVDTEDAYTFHAETVRAAMLRLLHRREYPLASRLAMLGQLAYGLDDFYFRGTEAFRGEARSGAEARLNKVLQRFERPDILDAVHRDFTGLTLPGGPCVGLFRSVLKARMAAGRGERFSSLVRGVLDSLRLENGGASDLDAAWHTYAERWSHLEARYGERVHRYFHNSTEHQLWRAPFTDSPSLLAYVFRLTLRVGLLRLTLAGHPRVAELRHKPSPTSESQEHLDRAAVETFQLLAKHVEQSPDYLSLAEGLVGPGRGAETLGKVLVFATF
- a CDS encoding response regulator; its protein translation is MAANLQNPFHILLVEDEPVIRELVRSMLSDGAVEVVCAANGIEGLKLAKSRPFQLVLMDVVLPQLDGISVCRMLKSDPVTSKVPVYMLTAKSKKSDMESATLAGADGYIQKPFKGAELMALVDRLRTAA
- a CDS encoding DUF885 domain-containing protein — encoded protein: MSKAPSPALDAFVRLRASFFERYLQSQPEEATTLGLHHLDDRLKDLSPSALADEYALHRDTLAQLERLAPEEFPPDAWLDWMAMLGVCRFHVHAHEDLRGHRSNVELSTYPHTMLQYQIGQAETAEDWSAIASRAARIPTFLQQQEQLLAEGLASGEVPDVHIVQEFAEDQLPVIVRYFEHLPALPEAHQVTLSSAEARALQHAAHDAREAFAAHQRFLRERVQPHAHAGVVLGEDEYRWRLRHMFGLTASPEELVQRAEEVLARAQHSIVQLAAQLAAEVPGAPSTLSNLADARTLLARLELEHPAHDEDVIPLYRERIAHAESFIHERELFNVPEGCRLGLKPLPPGMVDVRGTNWPAPLKDPRKVGWFVLAPMAAAHPTVWATLLAVHEGIPGHFLQSVAWQRAFSHHPAPVRFLLVTDHVAMARGHFGPMLNIEGYATYAEERMRRAGFYSAPEELTALVARALRAVRVVVDIGLHTRRMDDEAAVSYLMRSASMPEPNARREILRYKRLPLQSITYLLGALEFERLEEDCRRERGRHFDEARFHDELFSFGPVPPALLRRFMLSAP
- a CDS encoding ATP-dependent helicase HrpB, with product MAIDKVGAIGGAGATPALDPSGKADFGKVLEGVKAPARRLGPQVATEGAPSPAAPPERTEAARGTCTAEGVGKAPAGTSEVQAGGRVDSVRAARSQQAVQVLDRVSEAQKRLDRVLELAESGRSFSPTELIALQAHVYRASQELDLAGKVVEKATGGVKQVLQTQV
- a CDS encoding flagellar M-ring protein FliF, with the protein product MFFRRCLFLLLLCAAGCRERIQHGLDERQANELQTVLVERGLDARKVPETGKKPTWAIEVTEEQSSDAVRILAELGLPRPVQDEGCDVFGGGGLVRTPVEEQLCRGRVMERGLEKTLQTVEGVILARVHLVVPPPPRPGQQPVPAKASAMLRVAPGYADTLKGTREMLRALIAGGVEGLSPEGVSLMVDEVSTRVVAPTRGVSPLTRLRVLLAILSLAVTGLSVGLILVTLRLRHHRARAEAKPVLPPAPARPVVTPGAARKVA
- a CDS encoding FliM/FliN family flagellar motor switch protein, with product MQSPLGDSSQSTMLKPMGLRRLGTRRLSRAHVALNERPQVARLARQALAVVCEALGRELGCVVRAEARLLEAVVMPATGLAHTAAFALVDLSARGGTAVLELEPPLLFAALERLAGAGTKPGPITDLTRLEEASFAFLGLSALYALREQEELRRRFGPRLTGVTMQRTEALARLDARQRHLGVELTVTVGQTTAGGRLVLPSVVLEGVLKEFPADGDAEIAPEVLAARLRARCFMGCTSLSREALASLGQGDVVLFEGLRWGGTQPLGSGRLVLRGFELMGDFTPEGFSLNRAHRRGLLQESDMVTVVERSEGMPPLPVEVEIELTRLMLPLSELAGLKPGALLPLRINASEPVLLRVGDRVVARAELVDIEGEVGARILTLMP